In Phragmites australis chromosome 16, lpPhrAust1.1, whole genome shotgun sequence, one DNA window encodes the following:
- the LOC133895388 gene encoding cytochrome P450 89A2-like yields MEDWLFYSLTTLLCLLCSLVLRARTRSPAHAHGSSLPPGPAPVPVLGPLLFLARRDFDLEPLLRRLAREYGPVFTFAPLGTARPNIFVAARGPAHRALVQRGAAFASRPPATASGAVLTSGSRNVSSSPYGATWRALRRNLAAGVLNPARLRAFSPARRWVLDALFSCLRSAGGNAPVAVMEPFQYAMFCLLVYMCFGDRLGDARVRAIEATQRELLGNFLSFQVFSFLPSITKIVFRRRWEKLVSLRRRQEELFVPLIRARREAGAGGDCYVDSLVKLTIPEDGGRVLTDGEIVSLCSEFLSAGTDTTATALQWILANLVKNPAMQDRLREEVAGVDGEVREEELQGMPYLKAVVLEGLRRHPPGHYVLPHAVSEDTALDGYRVPAGAPVNFAVADIGLDKEVWDEPSEFRPERFLPGGEGEDVDLTGSKEIKMMPFGAGRRICPGMALALLHLEYFVANLVREFEWREADGEEVDLTEKLEFTVVMKRPLKATAVPLRSPPLTD; encoded by the coding sequence ATGGAGGACTGGCTCTTCTACTCGCTCACCACCCTGCTCTGCCTCCTCTGCTCGCTGGTGCTGCGGGCCCGGACCCGGAGCCCGGCCCATGCCCACGGCAGCAGCCTGCCGCCGGGCCCGGCGCCGGTGCCGGTGCTTGGTCCGCTGCTCTTCCTGGCCCGCCGCGACTTCGACCTGGAGCCCCTGCTCCGGCGCCTTGCGCGGGAGTACGGGCCGGTCTTCACGTTTGCGCCGCTGGGGACCGCGCGGCCCAACATCTTCGTCGCGGCCCGGGGGCCGGCGCACCGCGCCCTCGTGCAGCGCGGCGCCGCCTTCGCCTCCCGCCCGCCCGCCACCGCCTCGGGCGCCGTGCTCACCAGCGGCAGCCGCAACGTCAGCTCCTCCCCCTACGGCGCAACGTGGCGCGCGCTGCGGCGGAACCTCGCGGCGGGCGTGCTCAACCCGGCGCGCCTCCGCGCCTTCTCGCCCGCGCGCCGCTGGGTGCTCGACGCCCTCTTCTCCTGCCTCCGCTCCGCCGGCGGGAACGCGCCCGTCGCCGTCATGGAGCCGTTCCAGTACGCCATGTTCTGCCTCCTCGTGTACATGTGCTTCGGCGACCGCCTCGGCGATGCGCGCGTCAGAGCCATCGAAGCCACGCAGCGGGAGCTCCTTGGCAATTTCCTCAGCTTCCAGGTCTTTTCCTTCCTCCCGTCGATCACCAAGATTGTGTTCCGCCGCCGGTGGGAGAAGCTCGTCTCCCTTCGGCGGAGGCAGGAGGAGCTCTTCGTCCCGCTGATACGCGccaggagggaggccggggccgGCGGGGACTGCTACGTGGACTCTTTGGTGAAGCTGACCATCCCGGAGGACGGCGGGAGGGTGCTCACCGATGGCGAGATCGTCAGCCTCTGCTCCGAGTTCCTGAGCGCCGGCACCGACACCACGGCGACCGCGCTGCAGTGGATACTGGCGAACCTGGTTAAGAACCCGGCGATGCAGGACAGGCTGCGGGAGGaggtcgccggcgtcgacggcgAGGTGCGGGAGGAGGAACTTCAGGGGATGCCGTACCTCAAGGCCGTGGTGCTGGAGGGGCTCCGGCGCCACCCGCCGGGCCACTACGTTCTCCCGCACGCCGTGTCCGAGGACACGGCGCTGGACGGGTACCGCGTCCCGGCCGGCGCGCCGGTGAACTTCGCGGTGGCCGACATCGGGCTGGACAAGGAGGTGTGGGACGAGCCTTCGGAGTTCCGGCCGGAGCGGTTCCTGCCCGGCGGCGAGGGGGAGGACGTCGACCTGACCGGCAGCAAGGAGATCAAGATGATGCCGTTCGGCGCCGGGCGGAGGATCTGCCCCGGCATGGCGCTGGCGCTGCTGCACCTCGAGTACTTCGTGGCCAACCTCGTGAGGGAGTTCGAGTGGCGCGAGGCcgacggcgaggaggtggacctcACCGAGAAGCTCGAGTTCACCGTCGTCATGAAGCGTCCGCTCAAGGCCACGGCCGTGCCGCTGCGGTCGCCACCGCTGACTGATTGA
- the LOC133896084 gene encoding protein ENHANCED DISEASE RESISTANCE 2-like yields MTCSDAEAKHQWIENVKSGGTVPYLTPENCPNGWATPHGDSFMVRGPEYLTSKVKIPGGEYLLKPLGFDWIRGPTKISGILKDKNHRVRKAIDEEVSSGNQPFVWAFNLQLPKDNYSTIFYFVSLEPAPEGSLMDQFLKGDDAFRNSRLKLIANIVKGPWIVRTAVGEQAICILGRALSCKYIQGSNFIEVDVDIGSSIVANAIVHLAFGYVTTLTVDLAFLVESQTESELPERLLGAVRFSELNPGSAGLYERQSEEHQENAQFLPVRFWQGFSQLLNNPGNPREPSPSLQNSNGNAHIEDTIENSK; encoded by the exons ATGACTTGTTCCGATGCTGAGGCTAAGCACCAATGGATAGAGAATGTAAAGTCAGGAGGAACAGTTCCTTATCTCACACCTGAAAACTGTCCTAATGGCTGGGCTACTCCTCACGGTGACTCGTTTATGGTCAGAGGCCCAGAATATCTAACGAGTAAGGTAAAAATACCAGGCGGGGAATATCTTCTAAAGCCTCTTGGATTTGATTGGATCAGAGGACCAACAAAAATCTCTGGGATCCTGAAAGACAAGAACCATCGTGTTAGGAAAGCCATCGATGAGGAGGTTTCAAGTGGTAATCAGCCTTTTGTCTGGGCCTTCAACTTGCAACTGCCGAAGGATAACTACAGCACGATATTCTACTTTGTATCACTGGAACCTGCACCCGAAGGCTCGCTTATGGATCAATTCTTAAAAGGGGACGATGCATTCCGGAACTCCAGGCTTAAGCTAATAGCGAACATAGTTAAGGGGCCTTGGATTGTTCGAACCGCTGTGGGTGAACAAGCTATCTGTATACTGGGGAGAGCTCTCTCATGCAAGTACATTCAGGGATCAAACTTCATTGAAGTTGATGTGGATATCGGGTCCTCTATAGTTGCAAATGCAATCGTTCATTTGGCATTTGGTTATGTTACAACGCTAACTGTAGATTTAGCCTTTCTTGTCGAGAGTCAAACTGAATCAGAGCTTCCTGAGAGACTTCTTGGAGCTGTTAGGTTCTCTGAGTTAAATCCAGGTTCAGCTGGTTTGTATGAAAGGCAATCTGAAGAGCATCAGGAAAACGCTCAGTTTCTCCCTGTAAGATTTTGGCAGGGTTTCTCTCAACTGTTAAACAACCCAGGCAACCCTAGGGAGCCTTCCCCTAGCTTGCAGAATAGTAATGGAAATGCGCACATAGAAGACACAATTGAGAATAGTAAATG A
- the LOC133895581 gene encoding uncharacterized protein LOC133895581 produces the protein MGEERKGGGREEEEAVAAARAAEQARELQDAAAALLSRTRAEEEALRLRAAALEAELRRLRKAAAAHADSDKVEEDLDRATCLISDGDIASLLPSKTHGAFLKLFLGPVNLRATRKEVQLKVKEEYNSYRDRTALLFLGFPVILLFLRSWLWNGCFPALPVQLYQAWLLFLYTTLALRENILRVNGSDIRPWWILHHYCAMLMALISLTWEIKGQPNCARKQRGVELFLCWAIVQGFAMMLQNRYQRQRLYTRIALGKAKRMDVVWGETAGVEGQLLLLCPLLFLLQGFEGYVGFLLLRIATTGVIPEWQVVVCGVLLIAMAIGNFAYTVDTLMVKSRFKAKMKKSKNKRDLDTCTSPTGSTLTDSTARA, from the exons atgggggaggagaggaagggagggggacgggaggaggaggaggctgtcgcggcggcgcgcgcggcggAGCAGGCGCGGGAGCTGcaggacgcggcggcggcgctgctgtCGCGGAcgcgggcggaggaggaggcgctgcgcctccgcgccgccgcgctCGAGGCGGAGCTCCGGCGGCTCCGCAAGGCGGCCGCCGCGCACGCAGACAGCGACAAG GTTGAGGAGGACTTGGATCGAGCAACCTGCCTCATAAGCGACGGTGACATCGCGTCACTGCTCCCAAGCAAAACACATG GTGCTTTTCTCAAGTTGTTCTTGGGCCCTGTGAATCTGCGGGCAACAAGGAAGGAGGTGCAGCTCAAGGTGAAGGAGGAGTACAATAGCTACAGG GATAGAACTGCCTTACTGTTTCTTGGCTTTCCAGTGATTCTGTTGTTTCTTCGATCATGGTTATGGAATGGGTGCTTTCCAGCATTGCCAGTTCAGCTATACCAG GCTTGGTTACTATTCCTGTATACCACTTTAGCTTTGCGCGAGAACATATTGCGAGTTAATGGAAGTGATATCCGTCCTTG GTGGATACTCCATCACTATTGTGCCATGCTGATGGCTCTTATAAGTCTCACATGGGAGATAAAGGGACAACCTAATTGTGCACGTAAACAG aGAGGTGTGGAACTTTTTCTGTGCTGGGCCATAGTGCAAGGATTTGCCATGATGTTGCAGAACAGATATCAGCGCCAAAGATTATATACTAGGATTGCTTTGGGGAAG GCTAAAAGAATGGATGTCGTATGGGGAGAGACTGCTGGTGTTGAAGGTCAATTGCTGCTGTTGTGtcctctcctttttctcttgcag GGTTTTGAGGGTTATGTTGGGTTTTTACTTCTCCGTATAGCTACTACAGGCGTCATCCCTGAGTGGCAG GTTGTGGTCTGCGGGGTCCTGCTGATTGCAATGGCGATTGGTAACTTTGCATACACAGTGGACACCTTGATGGTTAAGTCCAGGTTCAAAGCAAAGATGAAGAAATCAAAGAATAAACGGGATCTTGACACATGCACCTCACCAACAGGTTCAACGCTGACAGATTCAACAGCGAGAGCATGA